A portion of the Calliphora vicina chromosome 5, idCalVici1.1, whole genome shotgun sequence genome contains these proteins:
- the LOC135962297 gene encoding uncharacterized protein LOC135962297 — protein MFKCALIKMKLLNVLRDFKELGCNQQIQCATACRVYLDLVSDKKYCSVSKCYDYSRQVLFFKAENFDKKKFIILPSLITQELDLNTINKLQSEVDECSFLLALCDTSSNILYYRQSEGRALGDH, from the exons ATGTTTAAATGTGCCCTAATAAAAATGAAGTTACTGAATgtt TTAAGAGATTTTAAAGAATTGGGTTGCAATCAGCAGATTCAATGTGCGACAGCATGTCGTGTTTATCTGGACTTGGTATCGG ATAAAAAGTACTGTTCTGTAAGTAAATGCTATGATTATTCACGGCaagtactattttttaaagcagaaaactttgataaaaagaaattcataatattGCCATCCTTGATAACCCAAGAGTTGGACTTAAATACAATCAATAAATTGCAAAGTGAAGTAGATGAATGCAG ttttcttttagcATTATGTGATACatcttcaaatattttatactatCGACAGTCCGAAGGTAGAGCATTAGGAgaccattaa